The following are from one region of the Ktedonobacteraceae bacterium genome:
- a CDS encoding ABC transporter substrate-binding protein yields MRCPRCNFAGEPLHGGCTRCGYRFTKPYSLSVVDRSQYATIPLARSSGALVAERLNRGDVLRQGRYRLIEQLVLPENQQDQGTAWLANDVQATPGHVIIRQVAPLNGSVGHKMHVVRSIALRFSELSQHPGFPKVLDVFSEKDDFFIVLEHEDGETLARVLNRQGGALPERIVAEYGRQLCEMLTVMARHQPPLVHGAISPDTIVVSPDKSRVSLMHMPLFPPQEPPHSKVLSGYRAPEQVRGNIEPSSDLYSLAATLHHAVTGYDPGERMAFFHPPARRLNPTVSPRMETILAQELRLSPQQRYARPFDMQKDLAALLSSYGPDSDALPAVTPQVLRLESLRLRQRSKNRSLMEMGILAGVVLLLLLGFLLIYLRPFAAYYAAEGASTRNATATAVVQQKALQTELALEQNLFQQKHIGISDGRFVFDTFHGRSDVSDKEQAATAILQGNWSAAVNAFTKATTEDPVDGEALIYNEDLHILLNNAPYVTIVLGLPIDNSDADINIGRSDMQSTYLAQHRINTGNLLPGGLKLRILIDNSGSNDSDVGAVAQFVANRVNNLGNQDHIIAVIGWPYSSQTINAESIIASVHIPLISQTASSVKLSGSSPYFFRVNPPDDQQGKALGAYAVNQLRAKRILVLQDQSDPYSVSLANAFTSSVQSLHATAINNPNDFFTETTTTVRQYQQIVFDAARQRANLILIAGLDVDAVRLAHALGNASRLNPGSTYLADLKILGGDAIDTGLLLGQGNGPDAALARGFPQDMQRLIFTAFGHPAEWSFLKVPKGQQPPFFTDWSATYQSSSVENINAPAPGNDAILTYDALGVVLDAASLVKGALTGQAIRDALASLGQGTTPAYQGISGRILFDNQGNPIDKAVVVLQVKGGSKGNQIVLLKVAGTFFAK; encoded by the coding sequence ATGCGATGCCCTCGTTGTAACTTTGCGGGAGAGCCATTACATGGTGGTTGTACTCGCTGCGGCTACCGGTTCACAAAACCATACTCTCTTTCTGTTGTGGATAGAAGTCAGTATGCAACAATACCCCTGGCCCGGTCTTCCGGCGCGCTCGTCGCGGAGAGGCTCAATCGGGGCGATGTTTTGCGCCAGGGGCGTTATCGTTTGATAGAGCAACTTGTCCTGCCTGAGAATCAGCAGGATCAGGGGACGGCCTGGCTTGCGAATGATGTGCAGGCAACGCCTGGGCATGTGATTATTCGCCAGGTAGCACCGCTTAATGGAAGCGTGGGACATAAGATGCATGTAGTGCGCTCGATTGCGCTACGGTTCTCGGAGCTTTCTCAGCATCCCGGCTTCCCGAAGGTCCTGGATGTATTCAGTGAGAAGGACGATTTCTTTATCGTTCTGGAACATGAAGACGGCGAGACGCTGGCAAGGGTACTCAACCGGCAGGGAGGAGCCTTACCTGAGCGAATCGTGGCAGAATATGGGCGGCAACTGTGTGAAATGCTTACGGTGATGGCGCGGCACCAGCCCCCACTGGTACATGGCGCTATCAGTCCCGATACGATTGTAGTAAGTCCTGATAAGAGCCGTGTTTCGCTGATGCATATGCCCTTGTTTCCTCCACAGGAACCACCGCATAGTAAGGTATTATCGGGTTATCGTGCGCCTGAGCAAGTGCGAGGCAACATTGAGCCTTCGTCCGATCTGTATTCGCTGGCAGCAACGTTACATCACGCGGTAACCGGCTATGACCCGGGTGAGCGGATGGCTTTCTTCCATCCCCCGGCGCGTCGCCTGAATCCCACCGTCTCGCCGCGCATGGAAACGATTCTTGCCCAGGAATTGCGCCTTTCTCCTCAACAACGATACGCGCGTCCTTTTGATATGCAGAAAGACCTGGCTGCGTTGCTGTCTTCATATGGACCCGACAGTGACGCGCTTCCGGCAGTTACCCCTCAGGTGCTGCGCCTGGAGTCCCTGCGGTTGCGGCAGCGCAGTAAAAATCGCAGTCTGATGGAAATGGGCATTCTTGCGGGCGTGGTTCTGCTTCTCCTTTTAGGTTTCCTGCTCATCTACTTGCGCCCATTTGCCGCATATTATGCCGCCGAGGGTGCTTCTACACGAAATGCGACAGCGACTGCCGTTGTCCAACAAAAAGCTCTGCAAACGGAGCTGGCCCTGGAACAAAACCTCTTTCAACAAAAACATATTGGCATCAGCGATGGACGGTTTGTTTTCGATACGTTCCACGGCCGTTCAGATGTCAGCGACAAGGAACAGGCCGCGACTGCTATCTTGCAGGGCAATTGGAGCGCCGCCGTCAATGCTTTCACCAAAGCGACGACAGAAGACCCGGTTGACGGAGAGGCGCTCATCTACAATGAAGACCTGCATATCTTGCTGAATAATGCCCCGTATGTCACGATTGTCCTGGGACTTCCTATCGATAACAGCGATGCAGACATCAATATTGGCCGTAGTGATATGCAATCGACGTACCTGGCGCAGCACAGGATTAATACCGGCAACCTGCTACCAGGCGGATTGAAGCTGCGCATTTTGATCGATAATTCAGGATCGAACGATAGCGATGTGGGTGCGGTGGCGCAGTTCGTTGCGAATCGCGTCAACAATCTCGGGAACCAGGATCATATTATTGCTGTGATTGGTTGGCCCTACAGTTCTCAAACTATCAACGCTGAAAGTATCATTGCCTCGGTGCATATTCCTCTCATTTCACAGACGGCATCGAGCGTGAAATTGAGCGGCAGCAGTCCCTATTTCTTCCGCGTCAATCCGCCGGACGATCAACAGGGAAAAGCGTTAGGAGCCTATGCGGTCAACCAGCTAAGGGCAAAGAGGATTCTGGTACTGCAAGATCAATCCGATCCATATAGTGTTTCGCTGGCCAATGCATTTACTTCCAGCGTGCAGTCTTTGCATGCGACTGCTATCAATAACCCCAACGACTTCTTTACTGAAACAACTACAACAGTGCGCCAGTATCAGCAAATCGTATTCGATGCCGCCAGACAAAGGGCGAATCTCATCCTTATAGCGGGACTCGATGTTGATGCAGTACGCCTGGCACATGCATTGGGCAATGCTTCCCGCTTGAATCCTGGCAGTACCTACCTTGCCGATTTAAAAATACTGGGTGGAGACGCCATAGATACAGGCTTGCTGCTAGGACAGGGCAACGGTCCTGATGCGGCTCTGGCACGCGGGTTCCCACAAGATATGCAGCGACTTATCTTTACCGCTTTTGGCCATCCAGCAGAATGGAGTTTCCTCAAGGTCCCGAAGGGCCAACAGCCCCCATTTTTCACCGACTGGTCTGCTACATACCAGAGTTCCAGCGTGGAAAACATCAATGCTCCTGCCCCTGGTAATGATGCTATTCTCACGTATGATGCCCTCGGAGTTGTTCTCGATGCCGCTTCACTGGTCAAGGGAGCGCTGACGGGCCAGGCGATTCGAGATGCGCTGGCTTCGCTTGGGCAGGGGACTACTCCCGCGTATCAGGGCATCAGCGGGCGTATTCTCTTCGATAACCAGGGCAATCCAATTGATAAGGCGGTGGTCGTGCTACAGGTGAAAGGCGGAAGTAAGGGAAATCAGATCGTTCTCTTGAAGGTTGCGGGGACGTTTTTTGCGAAATAA
- a CDS encoding AMP-binding protein, translating to MVDTRMDAPGEAVEQAPRLLSYTSGTSTIPLLGLTIGDQFDLTVSRYPDNPALISRHQHIHWTYRELQAQVDQCARGLLHLGFQKGERVGIWAPNCAEWAITQFATSKLGIILVNINPAYRLHELEYVLNQSGCSGIVIASAFKTSNYTEMLQTLAPELAQCEVGRLQAEKLPSLRTVIRIGEDRIPGMLPWKELLAMGDNVSQETLKQVQQDQEFDDPINIQYTSGTTGFPKGATLSHHNILNNGYFVAELQNITPQDKMCIPVPLYHCFGMVMGNLGCVTHGAAMVYPAESFDPLATMEAVQEERCTSLYGVPTMFIAELNHPEFKRFDFSSLRTGVMAGSPCPVEVMKRVNTEMHMPEVEICYGMTETSPVSTQTRVDSPFDKRVGTVGQIGPHLEIKIVDPQTGKVVPIGQPGELCTRGYSVMLGYWNNPEATANAIDAARWMHTGDLATMDEEGYINIVGRIKDMIIRGGENVYPREVEEFLYTHPKIRDVQVVGVPDVKYGEAVMAFVQLHPGESATEEEIRAFCQGKIAHYKIPRYVKFVDSFPMTVTGKIQKFKMRESAIEELGLQDAASIKTA from the coding sequence ATGGTTGATACCCGCATGGACGCGCCTGGCGAAGCCGTCGAGCAGGCGCCTCGATTACTCAGCTACACAAGTGGTACCAGTACAATTCCGCTCCTGGGGCTGACCATCGGCGACCAGTTCGATCTGACGGTCAGTCGTTACCCCGACAATCCGGCACTTATTTCACGTCACCAGCACATTCATTGGACGTATCGCGAGCTTCAGGCCCAGGTCGATCAGTGCGCGCGAGGCCTGCTGCACCTGGGTTTCCAGAAGGGCGAGCGAGTGGGCATCTGGGCGCCCAACTGCGCCGAGTGGGCCATCACGCAGTTCGCCACCAGCAAGCTCGGCATTATCCTGGTCAATATCAATCCGGCATACAGGCTGCACGAGTTGGAATACGTCCTCAATCAGTCGGGCTGCAGTGGGATTGTCATTGCCTCGGCTTTCAAGACATCAAATTATACCGAGATGCTTCAGACCCTGGCGCCAGAACTCGCGCAGTGCGAAGTTGGCCGGCTGCAAGCGGAGAAGCTCCCCAGCCTCAGAACGGTCATTCGTATTGGCGAGGATCGCATTCCCGGTATGCTGCCCTGGAAAGAACTGCTGGCCATGGGTGACAACGTCAGCCAGGAAACGCTCAAGCAGGTGCAGCAAGATCAGGAATTTGACGACCCGATCAACATCCAGTATACCAGCGGGACGACCGGCTTCCCCAAGGGGGCGACGCTCAGCCATCACAACATTCTCAACAATGGCTATTTTGTTGCTGAATTGCAAAATATCACGCCGCAGGATAAAATGTGCATCCCCGTGCCGCTGTATCACTGCTTCGGCATGGTCATGGGCAATCTGGGCTGTGTAACCCACGGTGCGGCGATGGTCTATCCTGCCGAGAGCTTTGACCCGCTGGCTACAATGGAGGCCGTGCAGGAGGAACGCTGCACTTCCCTCTACGGCGTGCCAACCATGTTCATTGCTGAGCTCAATCATCCTGAGTTCAAGCGCTTCGACTTCAGCAGCCTGCGCACCGGTGTGATGGCCGGTTCACCCTGCCCGGTCGAGGTGATGAAGCGCGTCAACACCGAGATGCACATGCCGGAGGTCGAGATTTGTTATGGCATGACCGAGACGAGTCCCGTATCCACGCAAACAAGGGTTGATTCGCCTTTCGACAAACGGGTCGGCACGGTCGGTCAGATTGGCCCTCACCTGGAGATCAAGATTGTTGATCCTCAGACAGGCAAGGTCGTGCCGATTGGCCAGCCGGGAGAACTCTGCACGCGCGGCTACAGTGTAATGCTGGGCTACTGGAACAATCCCGAGGCTACGGCCAACGCCATCGACGCTGCCCGCTGGATGCATACCGGCGACCTCGCGACAATGGACGAGGAAGGCTATATCAATATCGTTGGACGTATCAAGGACATGATTATTCGTGGCGGCGAGAACGTCTATCCACGCGAGGTCGAAGAGTTCCTCTATACCCATCCGAAGATTCGTGATGTGCAGGTCGTCGGAGTTCCCGACGTGAAATACGGCGAAGCGGTCATGGCCTTCGTGCAACTTCATCCAGGCGAATCGGCCACCGAAGAAGAGATTCGCGCCTTCTGCCAGGGCAAGATCGCTCACTACAAGATCCCGCGCTACGTCAAATTCGTCGATAGCTTCCCCATGACTGTGACAGGCAAGATTCAGAAATTCAAGATGCGCGAGAGTGCCATCGAAGAACTGGGCTTGCAAGATGCCGCGTCTATAAAGACAGCATAG
- a CDS encoding glycosyltransferase family 9 protein encodes MKHLHNEIDGTRLLVTMPWGIGDAIVVGLSAVDQIRRNDPAGNVEIDVLCNQTQVEILQEDPRIHHLIQVDKKLFPTNEPGTWKRGLFLPPETRKLVEYLRSQNYAAVLTFMFAPVFFYRLHTPVLFLNLKQVVQLISTLRKYDDMPIQKIIRLSINKFFGVKEPEPSAGETIPLYICPEHVQQARQEAGYMKERATVPPEQSKLLLVAPDTSSVITRPPTHLLADGIAAALKMDQNLVVSILPGYTDEQASERLLNALAPSFPGRVFAMPAQPKHKLLELAALIDQCDIFVTGDTSVMHLAAATKKIAQPASQELSPRNTVKIIALFGGTHPGLHGYCERTIILGRGRKEQARFTPGVAKDLFNPKGRDLFDHIDPQQLTDAIISPGIGNTTSRQAVRQVMTGGLFNTARRVSL; translated from the coding sequence ATGAAGCACTTACACAACGAAATTGATGGAACCCGATTGTTAGTTACGATGCCATGGGGCATCGGCGATGCTATTGTTGTCGGATTGAGCGCCGTCGATCAGATTCGACGCAATGATCCTGCCGGAAACGTCGAAATCGATGTTCTTTGTAACCAGACGCAGGTCGAAATACTGCAAGAAGACCCTCGAATTCACCACCTTATACAGGTCGATAAAAAACTATTCCCAACTAACGAGCCTGGCACGTGGAAACGCGGCCTTTTCCTGCCCCCCGAGACGAGAAAATTAGTCGAGTACCTGCGCAGCCAGAACTATGCCGCCGTACTGACATTCATGTTCGCGCCCGTCTTTTTTTACCGATTACATACCCCGGTCCTGTTTCTCAACCTTAAGCAGGTAGTGCAACTCATTTCAACGCTGCGCAAGTATGACGATATGCCAATCCAAAAAATAATTCGTCTGAGCATCAATAAGTTTTTTGGGGTGAAAGAGCCTGAACCATCGGCCGGTGAAACCATCCCCCTCTACATCTGCCCCGAACATGTACAACAGGCCAGACAAGAGGCTGGCTATATGAAAGAACGCGCTACTGTTCCGCCTGAGCAGAGTAAGCTGCTACTGGTCGCGCCGGACACATCATCCGTAATCACCCGGCCACCAACCCACCTGCTGGCCGATGGTATCGCAGCTGCACTCAAGATGGACCAGAATCTTGTCGTGAGCATATTACCAGGTTATACGGACGAACAGGCATCAGAACGCTTATTAAATGCGCTTGCGCCCTCATTTCCGGGTCGTGTCTTCGCGATGCCCGCGCAACCAAAACATAAATTGCTCGAGCTGGCGGCGCTGATAGATCAATGCGATATTTTCGTCACTGGGGATACCAGCGTTATGCATCTCGCGGCGGCCACAAAGAAGATCGCGCAACCGGCAAGTCAGGAATTGTCTCCCAGAAATACGGTTAAAATCATCGCATTATTTGGTGGAACTCATCCCGGCCTGCATGGTTATTGTGAGCGCACCATTATTCTAGGCCGGGGACGCAAAGAGCAGGCCAGATTTACACCCGGTGTGGCCAAAGATCTGTTCAATCCAAAGGGCAGGGACCTGTTCGATCATATCGATCCACAGCAGTTGACGGACGCTATTATAAGCCCGGGCATAGGCAATACGACCTCTCGCCAGGCCGTCAGACAGGTGATGACGGGCGGCTTATTTAATACCGCCCGCCGGGTGAGCCTTTAG